From a single Anaerolineales bacterium genomic region:
- the rplI gene encoding 50S ribosomal protein L9: MKVLLVKDVYKLGRAGDIKKVADGYGRNFLIPQGLAVLATEGAMKQIERIKSQAEIRRNAQNQELKGIADQISEVTLTFPSKAGETGKLYGSITPQDIATALTEKIRFEIKRQQVDTQPIRNLGEFTAHVRLTMDLVPEIKVIVYREGESPESVLQAAETPKPEPVSEQQEEPTAEAPAETAE, from the coding sequence ATGAAAGTTTTGCTTGTTAAGGATGTGTACAAACTCGGACGTGCTGGGGATATCAAAAAGGTCGCCGACGGATATGGCCGCAACTTCCTCATTCCGCAAGGGCTTGCCGTGCTCGCCACCGAAGGCGCCATGAAGCAGATTGAACGCATCAAGTCACAGGCGGAGATCCGCCGCAATGCCCAGAATCAGGAACTCAAGGGCATCGCCGATCAGATCAGCGAAGTGACCCTCACGTTTCCCTCCAAAGCCGGTGAAACCGGAAAACTCTACGGTTCCATCACCCCGCAGGATATTGCCACCGCGCTCACCGAAAAGATCCGCTTTGAGATCAAACGCCAGCAGGTGGATACCCAACCCATCCGCAACCTCGGCGAATTCACGGCGCACGTGCGCCTCACAATGGACCTCGTCCCTGAGATCAAGGTCATCGTGTACCGAGAAGGTGAAAGCCCTGAGAGCGTACTGCAGGCAGCTGAAACGCCGAAGCCGGAACCCGTTTCAGAACAACAGGAAGAACCCACTGCAGAAGCGCCAGCCGAAACAGCCGAATAA
- a CDS encoding DUF4115 domain-containing protein, giving the protein MPETIGQRLKKAREARYLTIEKASADTRIRTIFLQALEADDHTVMPSAAQGRGFLRNYAEYLDLNIDEIISEMQRIGPEPVEISGPLPQVNLVETELPPLTESKEEEPARPFWTRWFARRTKAESTPLPIPEPVAEEITEQPSALGHEMAAELPEKKPKPRGRKKKKIEEEPPQPQVEADAEEIKPPVETLPEEIEQVLVQNEAKPGLFARISSLFRPKAKQVEPEPAVEVEETAPDPVEEKNVVPSLPADVILAEIGAQLRERRELISLTIDEVERHIKLRAVFVKALEDGAFDKLPSPVQTRGMLTNYATFLDLDVDMILLRFADALQARRREKYAETPREKIQTQVQTSMPFLRAFIAGDLIFGVVIIAALVVLAVWGGGRVIRLQSEREQIQATAPSIVDVLGDLPLPTVSLAATFAFEGEGTPPADEEIPEILDEPTLGTSANVVVSVLAVERTFVRISVDGEVAFEGRMAPGETKVFEADDQVVVLTGNGSALRITYNGRDLGLMGGAGEVVSRVYLISGVATPTATVPPTPTNTPPVTPTFTPTSTPTVTPPASQ; this is encoded by the coding sequence ATGCCCGAAACCATAGGTCAGCGCCTCAAAAAGGCGCGCGAGGCGCGCTATCTTACCATTGAAAAAGCATCGGCAGATACGCGCATTCGCACAATATTTTTACAGGCATTGGAGGCGGACGATCACACGGTCATGCCCTCCGCCGCACAGGGGCGTGGTTTTTTGCGCAATTATGCCGAATATCTCGATCTCAACATCGACGAGATCATCTCGGAAATGCAGAGGATTGGACCGGAACCCGTTGAGATCAGCGGACCGCTTCCACAAGTCAACCTCGTTGAGACGGAACTTCCTCCCTTAACCGAATCAAAGGAAGAAGAACCTGCGCGTCCTTTCTGGACCCGTTGGTTTGCCCGGCGGACCAAAGCCGAATCTACCCCGCTGCCGATCCCGGAGCCTGTTGCCGAAGAAATCACGGAGCAGCCATCCGCGCTTGGTCATGAAATGGCAGCGGAGTTGCCGGAAAAAAAGCCGAAGCCGCGCGGACGCAAGAAAAAGAAAATAGAAGAAGAACCACCTCAGCCACAGGTTGAGGCGGATGCGGAGGAGATAAAGCCTCCAGTGGAGACTCTGCCGGAAGAGATAGAGCAGGTTCTCGTTCAGAATGAAGCGAAGCCGGGTCTGTTCGCGAGGATCTCTTCGCTGTTTCGTCCCAAAGCCAAACAGGTGGAACCTGAACCCGCTGTCGAGGTGGAAGAGACCGCGCCTGATCCGGTTGAAGAGAAAAACGTCGTTCCATCCCTGCCTGCGGACGTGATTCTGGCAGAGATCGGGGCGCAGCTGCGTGAGCGACGCGAGTTGATCAGCCTGACGATCGATGAGGTGGAACGGCATATCAAGTTGCGCGCGGTATTTGTGAAAGCGTTGGAAGACGGCGCGTTCGACAAATTGCCATCGCCGGTGCAAACGCGCGGAATGCTGACAAATTATGCCACTTTCCTTGACTTGGATGTGGATATGATCCTGTTGCGTTTTGCCGATGCGTTGCAGGCAAGGCGGCGGGAGAAGTATGCCGAAACGCCGCGCGAAAAGATCCAGACACAGGTGCAAACCTCCATGCCGTTCCTGCGGGCGTTCATTGCAGGTGATTTGATCTTCGGTGTGGTGATAATCGCCGCACTCGTGGTGCTGGCAGTCTGGGGCGGCGGACGTGTGATCCGCTTGCAGAGTGAGCGTGAGCAGATTCAGGCGACCGCACCGTCGATTGTCGATGTGCTTGGCGACCTGCCTTTGCCGACGGTTTCTCTGGCTGCGACGTTTGCTTTTGAAGGCGAGGGGACTCCGCCTGCGGACGAGGAAATCCCCGAAATATTGGATGAGCCGACACTCGGCACTTCAGCCAATGTGGTGGTGTCCGTCCTTGCGGTGGAACGCACGTTTGTGCGCATCTCTGTGGATGGGGAAGTGGCGTTCGAAGGCAGGATGGCTCCGGGCGAGACCAAAGTATTCGAAGCGGATGATCAGGTGGTTGTACTAACTGGTAATGGCTCTGCGCTGAGAATTACGTATAATGGACGTGATCTGGGCTTGATGGGCGGCGCAGGCGAAGTGGTTAGCCGCGTCTATCTGATCTCCGGGGTGGCGACGCCGACAGCCACCGTCCCGCCCACACCGACCAACACGCCTCCGGTCACGCCGACGTTTACACCCACATCCACACCGACCGTGACGCCGCCGGCAAGTCAGTAA
- a CDS encoding CopD family protein: MEAPSTWTLAVIYWLHMLATVVWIGSLAAINILVLPASHRTLNLGDQLSLISALQKRLEPLAWFCMGILLVTGLFQLSTSPHYDGFLSLSTQWSFAILVKHGFAVLMVVVSAIQTWEVLPAIHRTLMKKEKAEETELAKLQKKELLLLRINLALSALILGATALARVS, from the coding sequence ATGGAAGCACCTTCCACTTGGACATTGGCAGTCATTTACTGGCTGCACATGCTGGCAACTGTAGTCTGGATCGGCAGTCTCGCCGCCATCAACATCCTCGTCCTGCCCGCCTCCCACCGGACCTTGAACCTGGGCGATCAACTCAGCCTGATCTCCGCCCTGCAAAAACGCCTCGAACCGCTCGCATGGTTCTGCATGGGCATCCTGCTGGTAACGGGACTCTTCCAACTCAGTACCAGCCCGCACTATGACGGTTTTCTCTCGCTCAGCACGCAATGGTCGTTCGCCATCCTCGTCAAGCATGGATTTGCCGTCCTCATGGTCGTGGTCAGTGCCATCCAAACCTGGGAAGTACTCCCCGCCATCCACCGCACACTGATGAAAAAGGAAAAAGCGGAGGAAACCGAACTCGCCAAATTGCAGAAAAAGGAATTGCTCCTCCTGCGGATCAATCTCGCGCTTTCCGCCCTGATCCTTGGAGCGACTGCGCTGGCAAGAGTATCTTAA
- the rimO gene encoding 30S ribosomal protein S12 methylthiotransferase RimO, with the protein MSKNTFHLVSMGCSKNTVDSDSMAQLLQRDGYLPVDNPAKASVLIVNTCGFIGPAKEESYKVLGELASSKKKNQVLIAAGCLTQRYGVEVAQKVPGIDGILGTRRWMDIVQVVSELRKSKHPQPIYHLPEAPTVGSDEHEALRVSVAGTSAYIKIADGCRRPCAFCAIPLIKGTAVSRPIESIINEARLLRDNGVRELILIAQDTTDYGHDLGIKDGLAVLLEQLTDAVPDVDWIRIMYAYPGYVTDRLIEAMATRKQVLPYLDMPLQHAHPKTLYRMKRPSNMDWVHRTLGKMRAAMPNIAMRTTFIVGYPGETDEEFQALYDFIDEIRFDRAGGFQFSFEPGTTSAPLGDPVPASVKEERYNRLMELQQTISLQVNQSYVGKTLDVLVEGYNDNISIGRSYRDAPEIDGLVLIEGKAEVGDIVPVRITGALAYDLTGVPAEEKTLIQL; encoded by the coding sequence GTGTCAAAAAATACATTTCATTTAGTTTCCATGGGCTGTTCGAAAAATACGGTCGACTCCGATTCGATGGCGCAGTTGCTGCAACGGGACGGGTATCTTCCTGTTGATAATCCCGCCAAGGCTTCGGTATTGATCGTCAATACTTGCGGATTTATCGGTCCTGCAAAGGAAGAATCGTACAAGGTCTTGGGGGAGTTGGCAAGCTCCAAGAAAAAGAATCAGGTCTTGATCGCGGCGGGATGCCTGACCCAGCGTTACGGTGTGGAAGTGGCTCAGAAAGTCCCCGGTATTGACGGCATCCTCGGCACGCGCCGCTGGATGGATATTGTCCAAGTCGTGAGCGAATTACGCAAGAGCAAACACCCCCAACCGATCTATCATCTGCCCGAAGCGCCCACCGTCGGCTCGGATGAACATGAAGCGTTGCGTGTCAGTGTGGCGGGAACAAGTGCATATATCAAAATAGCCGATGGCTGCCGCCGCCCGTGCGCGTTCTGCGCGATCCCGCTCATCAAGGGCACGGCGGTTTCGCGTCCGATTGAATCTATCATCAATGAAGCGCGCCTACTGCGTGACAACGGCGTGCGCGAACTTATCCTCATTGCCCAGGATACGACCGATTATGGTCATGACCTTGGTATAAAAGATGGTCTCGCGGTTTTGCTGGAGCAGTTGACCGATGCTGTCCCCGATGTGGATTGGATCCGCATCATGTATGCCTATCCTGGTTACGTCACCGACCGCCTGATCGAAGCGATGGCGACGCGCAAGCAGGTGCTTCCGTATCTCGACATGCCGCTCCAGCACGCGCACCCCAAAACGCTCTACCGCATGAAGCGCCCGTCCAACATGGATTGGGTGCACAGGACGCTCGGAAAAATGCGCGCTGCCATGCCGAACATCGCCATGCGCACCACTTTCATCGTCGGCTACCCCGGCGAGACGGACGAGGAATTCCAGGCGTTGTATGATTTTATCGATGAGATTCGATTCGACCGAGCCGGAGGCTTTCAATTCTCCTTCGAGCCGGGGACGACATCCGCGCCTCTGGGCGACCCCGTGCCTGCTTCCGTCAAAGAGGAACGATACAACCGCCTGATGGAACTCCAGCAAACGATCTCGCTGCAGGTGAATCAGTCCTATGTCGGCAAAACGCTGGATGTGCTGGTGGAGGGCTACAACGACAATATTTCAATCGGACGCTCTTATCGAGATGCGCCTGAAATTGACGGGCTGGTCCTGATCGAAGGGAAAGCCGAGGTCGGTGATATTGTCCCTGTGCGGATCACCGGCGCATTGGCATACGACTTGACGGGCGTGCCGGCGGAAGAGAAAACGTTGATCCAATTGTAG